From the genome of Uranotaenia lowii strain MFRU-FL chromosome 1, ASM2978415v1, whole genome shotgun sequence, one region includes:
- the LOC129737935 gene encoding uncharacterized protein LOC129737935 gives MVHVKERQTASVLSSKILDLLAEYNVPVDHIWSVTVDNGANMLAAVKKLQNEIQIAIIETLEDDDMDDLEPQFDITAALTAELQERINLVRCAVHTLQLAILDVVDKSHPKVSSLTDLAKKVKNIKYKTNFDHHGASHPPIWSQTRWGGIFEMVQSFHSQKSFFEQLAIQFPELDLSNHWSFIDSYYDAFKPLYLCTKKMQEHHVSLSDFYIAWLMAMSEVRKCTVNSFVPALLNSLKTRLSALRNSRAFKISLYLDPRINYHGSTFFSPQEKVEIQGYINETWQRIRQLQSTSLTPNMTNEAFIESENNDDFDAYLTEMFGGSVDTESSSETKFLQQLQSLDLEPRQNHSFDIWNHWVSRKTTHPELYAVAMVVLATPSNQVSVERSFSALGLILTNRRTNLGENTLSNILMVKLNKDLFQEAISSAYNWKDLNR, from the exons aTGGTTCACGTAAAGGAGAGACAAACTGCATCGGTATTGTCATCTAAAATACTAGATTTGTTGGCCGAATATAATGTTCCCGTTGACCATATTTGGTCCGTCACTGTCGACAACGGGGCCAACATGTTGGCAGCAGTCAAAAAGCTCCAAAATGAAATACAAATAGCAATCATTGAGACATTGGAAGATGACGATATGGACGACCTCGAACCCCAATTTGACATAACGGCTGCGCTGACTGCAGAGCTGCAAGAGCGAATCAATCTTGTTAGATGCGCAGTACATACTCTGCAGTTAGCTATTCTAGACGTTGTTGATAAATCGCACCCTAAGGTCAGCAGTTTGACCGATCTggcaaaaaaggtgaaaaatatcaaatataaaACCAACTTTGATCACCATGGGGCATCACATCCTCCGATCTGGAGCCAAACTCGATGGGGAGGAATTTTTGAGATGGTTCAGTCCTTCCATtcccaaaaatcgttttttgagCAGCTGGCTATTCAGTTTCCGGAGCTCG ATCTCTCAAATCATTGGAGTTTCATCGACAGCTATTACGACGCTTTTAAACCTTTGTACCTgtgtacaaaaaaaatgcagGAGCATCATGTTTCGCTGTCCGACTTTTATATTGCTTGGTTAATGGCAATGAGCGAGGTTCGTAAATGCACGGTGAACTCATTTGTCCCTGCTTTACTCAACTCGTTAAAGACGCGGTTATCAGCTCTAAGGAACTCAAGAGCTTTTAAGATTTCCCTTTACCTGGATCCACGAATAAACTACCATGGATCTACATTTTTCTCACCTCAGGAGAAAGTTGAAATCCAG GGGTACATCAACGAAACGTGGCAGCGGATTCGACAACTCCAGTCGACGTCATTAACCCCAAACATGACTAATGAAGCTTTCATCGAATCCGAAAACAACGATGATTTCGACGCATATCTCACCGAAATGTTTGGAGGATCTGTGGATACGGAAAGCAGTAGTGAAACGAAGTTTTTACAACAACTGCAATCACTAGATTTAGAGCCTCGACAAAACCacagttttgacatttggaATCACTGGGTTAGTCGGAAAACGACGCACCCAGAGCTGTATGCAGTGGCCATGGTGGTACTGGCGACTCCTTCCAATCAGGTGTCTGTGGAGAGATCATTTAGTGCCCTTGGTCTCATTTTAACTAACCGTCGAACAAATCTTGGAGAAAATACCTTAAGCAATATTTTGATGGTTAAGCTGAACAAAGATTTGTTCCAAGAAGCAATTTCCTCAGCTTATAATTGGAAAGATCTTAATCGTTGA